CCGCCCGGGACACCAGATAGGCGGGGATGGCGGTGAAGAAGAGCATAAGGGTGAAAACCAACCGCCCCCCGTACCGGTCGGTGAGGATGCCGGCCAATAGCCGCCACAGGGAGCCATTCAGGATGGCCACCGCCGAGAGCCAGGAAAGCTGGACATCCGTGAGGCCGAACTCCTGGCGGATGGGCACCCCCAGCACCCCGAACATCAGCCACACGGCAAACATCACCGTGAAGCCGATGGTGGAAAGCCAAAGGACCCGAAGCCGTTCGGGACGCTCTTTCTCCAGCTGAACGGGGTCTTGGACCATAGCTCACCTCGCCAGCTTGCGCACCCAGATGACGATCTGCCAAGGCCTCAAGACGTAGCCCAAGGGCACGGTGATGATGTGGACCAGCCGGGAGAAGGGGAAGGCCGCCAGGAAGACCCAGAAGTTAAAGACGTGAAGCTGGGTCCAAAAGGGCAGGTCGGCGATGAGTTCCGGCCTAGGCTGGAGGGTTAGGATGGACCAGAGGTAAGGGGTCATGACCGCGGGGAACCAGTAGCTCCCAAAGCGGTAGAAAAGGGCGGTGAGGACCCCGGAAAGAGCGGACACAAAGATCACCACCAGGACCACATAGTCCATGGAGGTGGATGCTGCCCGCACCCGGGCCACGGAGATCCTGCGGGTGAGGAGCACCCAGGTTCCCACCAAGGCCCAAAGACCAAGGCCAAGGCCAGTGATTTCCAAGAGGTAAAGCCTCAGGGGCACAGCGTTCCAAAGGAGAAGCCCTTTGGGAAGCAAAAGGGCCAGAAGGTGGCCCAAAAGGACCAGGACCAATCCCCAGTGCATGGCCACGGAGCCGAAAAAGAGGCGCTTTTGCTCCAGAAGCTGGCTGGACTGGGCGGAGACGGAAAAGGGCCTATAGACCATGCGGTAGGCGGTGACCGCCACCGCCAAGGTGAGGGCGATGTAGGGGAAGACGCCGAAGAGAAGGGTGTTCCAGTTCATCCTTCACCTCCCTGCCAACACTCCCTGCAAGGCCTCCTGGACCCCCTCGAGGACCAGGAGGTAGGGATTCTTGGCGTCCAGGGTCTTGAGGGTCTTGTGCATCTCTTGGAGGGCCTTGGGCAGGATCTCCACGAGCTCGGGAAGGGGGTTTTCCGAGCGGGCCAGGTAGCGGAGGACGTTGGCCAAGTGGTCGGGAAGCTCGCTCCCCGGGTCCAGGTTGATCTCCCGAAAGGCCCGCACCAAGGCGGCCAAAAGCTCCCCCCGCTGGTAGCTTTCCCCGTAGACGGCAAAGCCCACATAGGGGGCGGTGGTGGGGGTGAGGTCCAGGGTGCGGGTGTAGAGCTCCTCCCACTCCCCCAGGGAAAGCTCCTCCACCTGGCGCAGGAAGCGCTCCAGCTTCTGCTTGGCAGGCCCACGGGGGCAGCCGATCCAGCGCCGCCAGAGCTCCTCCAGGCGCCCCGGCATGGGGTAGTCCAGGGCCAGGGCCAAGGTTTCCAAAAGGGTGCCGTTGCCCATGGCTTCCTCCTACTCCCCCCTCAAGGGCGGCTGGATGTAGCCGAAGCCCGTCTCCCCCTTGTGGGCCAAGGGGTCCTTCCAGACCTCGGCCGCCATCTCCCGGTGGTAGGGGGGCAACACGAAGCGCTCCTCCAAGGTGGGGAGGGTGGTGAGGCGGTAGATGGCCTCGGCCTCCTCGAGGGTGAGCCCCGCATCCCGCAAGACCTTCTGGGCCTTCTCCGTCACGCCGCCTTCTAGGCTTTCCTGCCTTTTCAGTATGCGCACCGCCAGCATCTTCTTAAGGGCGGGCACGATGAGGCTTTCGTTGCCGGCAGTGAAGAGGTTGGCCAGGTACCTCACCGGCATCCTTGCCTTTTCCAGGCTTTCGTAGACCTCAAAGTCCAGGTCGGTTTCGGGAATGTCCAACCGCACCAGGCCCTCCCTCCCCTGGCTAACCCTTAAGGCCTTCTCCAGGGTGGACACCACCGGGGAAAGGGGCGGGACGTAGAACATCATGGCCAGGGTGCGGTACTCGGGGTGCAGGGGGAAGGCCAGCCCCCAAACCTTCACGAACTTGTAGATGGGGGAGTTCTGGGCCGCCTTGATCCAGCCGTCATCAATCCCCTCGGCCTTGGCGGCGGCGATGACCTCAGGGTCAAAGGGATCCAGGATGATCCCAAGCTGGGACTCCACCAGCCGGTCGTCGGGCACCATGGCCGCCTCAGGGATGCGGTCGGCATCGTAAAGGAGCACCCCCATGTAGCGGATCCGCCCCACGCAGGAATGGGCGCAGGCCGGGGCCTGGCCGGTTTCCAACCGGGGGAAGCAGAGGATGCACTTCTCGCTCTTCCCCGTGGCCCAGTTGTAGTAGACCTTCTTGTAGGGACAGGCGGCCACGCACATCCGCCAAGCCTTGCACTTGTTCTCGTTGACCAACACCACCCCGTCCTCTGCCCGCTTGTAGATGGCCCCGGTGGGACAGGCGGCCACGCAAGCTGGGTTCAGGCAGTGGTTGCAGATGCGGGGCAGGTACTGGAAGACCACCCCCTCGATCTCGGAGAGCTGGGCCCGAACCTCGGGGTCCAGGCCCTTTAGGTTGGGGTCATTGGCGGCATAGAGGGGGCTTCCCCCAAGGTCGTCGTCCCAGTTGGGACCGGCCCCCGGGGTCATCACCTCCCCGGTGATCATGGAGACAGGCACCGCCGTGGGCTGGTCCTCCCCTTCCGGGCTGGTAAAGAGGTCGTTATAGCGGAAGGTGTAGGGCTCGTAGTAGTCGTCCAGGGAGGGCAAGGCGGGGTTGAAGAAGAGGCGTAAAAGCCCCTGGGTGCGGGAGTGCAGGCGGAGATCCAAGTGGCCATCCTTGTACTCCCAGCCCCCCCGGAAGCGCTCCTGGTCCTCCCAACCCGTGGGGTAACCGGCCCCGGGCCGGGTCTCCACGTTGTTCCACCACATGTACTCCGCACCCTTGCGGTCCGTCCAGAGGTTCTTGCAGGCGATGGAGCAGGTGTGGCAACCGATGCACTTGTCCAGATGGAAGAGCATGGACATGTGGGCTCTAACCTTCATGGCCTTCCTCCTTTCTCACCACTCCGGGGGCCGCTCCAGCTTGCGCACGAAGACCCAGGTGTCCCGGTTCACCCCCACCGGCCCCCAGTAGTTGAAGGCGTAGGTGAACTGGGCGTAGCCGCCGGACATCAAAACGGGCTTGAGGCGGGCCCGGGTGATGGAGTTGTTCATCCCGGCCCGCTTGCCCCTTAAGGGGCTTTTGGGGATGCTCACCGTGCGCTCGGTGGCGTGGTAGACGAAGACGGTTCCCCTGGGGATGCGGGCAGAGACGATGGCCCTTTGCACGAAGACCCCGTTGTCGTTGAAAAGCTCCACCCAGTCGTTGTCCCGTATGCCCAGCTCCGCCGCATCCTTGTCGTTGAGCCAGACCGGGTAGCCTCCCCGGGAGAGGGTCATCATGCGGTGGTTCTCCGAGTAGGTGGAGTGGATGGACCACTTCCCGTGAGGGGTGATGTAGTTGAGGAGCTTGCCCTGGGCCTCCTTGGCGCTCTTCTCCGTTTCCTGGAGCATGAGGACATCCGGCCGGGGCTTGTAGGTGGGCAGGTGTTCGCCGAAGGCCAGGTAGTTGGGGTGGTCCAGGTAGAAGTGCTGCCTGCCCGTAAGCGTCCGCCAGGGGATGAGGCGCTCCACGTTTAAGGTGTAGGGGCTATAGGCCCGGCCCTGGTTGATGATGGCGCTCCAGGTGGGGGTGGTGAGCTGGCGGCGGGGCTGGGCCACCAGGTCCTTAAAGGAGATGCGCACATGGCGGTTGCCCTCGGCCAGATCGGTCAGCCTGACCCCGGTCTTCTTCTCCTCGTCCAGGAAGGCCCGGTAGGCCAGCTCCCCGTTGGAAACCGGGTCCAGGAAGAGGATGGCCTCGGCCACCTGGCGGGCCTCCTCGAGGCTCGGCCGCTTCTCCCCCTGGAAGAACCGGGGCTGGCGCTCGGCAAGCTCCTTGTAGAAGTCCTCCACGGGGATGGTAAGGCCGTGCATCCCCACCCCCACCTTCTCCACCACCGGCCCCAGGGTGACCATCTTCTCGTAGAGCGCGGTGTAGTCCCGCTCCACCACCCGGAACTTGGGCATGGTCTTGCCGGGGATGGGCTCCACTTCCCCTTTCTTCCAGTCCCGGTCCTCGGCCTGGGCCAGCTCGTCCGGGGTGTCGTGCTGTAAGGGGATCATGACCAGGTCCTTCACCGGGGTGGGCAGGTGGAGGCGGGCCAGTTCGGAAACCTTCTTGGCGATGGCCTTAAAGATCTCCCAGTCCGGCTTGGACTCCCAAGCGGGGGGCACCGCCGCCTGCAAGGGGTTGATGAAGGTGTGCATGTCGGTGGTGTTGATGTCGTCCTTCTCGTACCAGGTGGCGGCGGGAAGGACGATGTCGGAGTAGAGGGCGCTGGTATCCATGCGGAAGTTGAGGTCCACCACCAGATCCAGCTTCCCCTCGGGGGCGGGCTTGCGGTAGACCACCTCCTGTACCTGGCCCTCCGCCCTCTCCTCGGCGATGGTGTTGGTGTGGGTGCCCAGGTAGTGCTTCAGGAAGTACTCGTGCCCCTTGGCGCTGGTGCCGATGGCGTTCCCCCGCCAGATGAACCAGACCCTGGGCCAGTTCTCGGGGGCATCGGGGTCCTCCACCGCGAACCGCAGCTCTCCCCGCTTAAGGGCCTCAACCACGTACTGGACGATCTCCGCCTCGGTCTTGGCTCCCCGGGCCTCCGCCTCCTTGACCACCTCCAAGGGGCTCTTGTTGAACTGGGGGAAGAAGGGGAGCCACCCTTTGCGCACCGCCCGCACCTGGTGGTCCACGGTGTGGTCCGTTAGGCCTGCCGCCGTCTTGTCGTAGGCGGAAAAACCCCGCTCGTAGCGCCACTGGTCTGAGTGGACGTAGTGGAAGCTGGGGGTGTTCTGCTGCCTGGGGGGGTAGCCCCAGTCGGTGGCGAAGGCAATGGGGCCCCAGGAGGCCTGGTTGGCCAGCTTCTCCTGCCCCACATAGTGGGCCAGGCCCCCGCCGTTCACCCCCACGCTCCCCGTGAGCATGAGGGCCACAATCCCCGCCCGGTACATGAGGTTGTTGTGGTACCAGTGGTTGACGCCCGCCCCGATGATGATGAGGTTCTTCCCCTTGGTCTTGAGGCCGTTTTCCGCCCAGGAGCGGGCGTACTTGAGAAGGGTATCCCGGTGGATCCCGGTCCACTTCTCCTGCCAGGCGGGGGTGTAGGGCAGGTCATCCCCGTAATCCCTGGGGTAATCCCCCGGAAGGCCCCGCCCCACCCCGAACTGGGCCATGAGGAGGTCAAAGACTGTGGCCACCGCCACCTTTTCCCCGTCCCCCGTCACCACGTACTTGACGGGCACGCCCCGCTTGCGCTTTTGGTCGGAGGAGAAATCGTCAAACTCCAGAAGCAGGACCTCGTCCTCCACCCCCAGGAGGCTTAGGCGGGGGTTTAAGGGCTCGCCGGTTCTGGGGTCTTCCAACTTCAGGTTCCACTTGCCCTTCTCCTTCTGCCAGCGGAAGCCGATGGTCCCCCCGGGCATCCTGGGACCCCTTTCCTCATCCCAGAGGAGGAGCTTGAAGTCCCCGTTCTCCTCCTCGGCGTATTCCGAAAGGCGGTTGGCCCTGAGGTAACGCCCGGGGCGGCCATCCCGAATCTCGATCAGGAGGGGAGCGTCGGTGTACCGCTTCAGGTAGTCCAGGAAGTAGGGCACCTCCCGCTCGGCGTAGTACTCCTTGAGCAGGACGTGGTTCACCGCCATCCAGAAGGCCCCATCCTGGCCGGGGTTAATGGGGATCCACCAGTCGGCGTACTTGGAAACCTGGGAGAAGTCGGGGCTGAAGACGGTGAGCTTGGCCCCTGCATGCCGCACCTCGGAGATGAAGTGGGTGTCGGGGGTACGGGTCATGTTGAGGTTGGAGCCCATCACCGCGATGAAACGGGCGTTGTACCAGTCGGCGGACTCGTGGACATCCGTCTGTTCTCCCCAAATCTCGGGGGAGGCGTTGGGCAGGTCGCAGTACCAGTCGTAGAAGCTCATGGGCACGCCGCCCAAAAGGGAGAGGAAGCGGCTTCCGGCGGCGTAGGAGATCTGGCTCATGGCGGGGATGGGGGAGAAACCGATGACCCTATCGGGGCCATAGCGCTTCACCGTGGAAACCACGGCGGCGGCGATGAGTTCCAGGACCTCATCCCAGCTGGCCCGCCTGAAACCCCCTTTACCGCGGGCCTTCTGGTAGCGCTTGCGCTTATGGGGATCGTTCTGGATGGCCTCCCAGGCGGCCACGGGGTCAGGGTGCTGTTTCTTGGCTTCCCGCCAGAGGTCCAGAAGGGCCCCCTTGGCGTAGGGGTACTTCACCCGGATGGGGCTATAGAGGTACCAGCTGAAGCTGATGCCCCGCTGGCAACCCCTGGGCTCGTAGGGGGGAAGGCCGGCCTCGAGGCTCGGGTAATCCGTGGCCTGAAGCTCCCAGGTGACCACGCCGTCCTTGACGAAAACCTCCCAGGAGCAAGAACCCGTGCAGTTCACCCCGTGGGTGGTGCGCACCCGCTTATCGTGTTGGAAACGGTTGCGGTAAAACTCCTCCCACTTCCTTTCCGCCGGGCTCTCTATTTCCTTGATCCAACCCTTCATGTTTACCTCCTAAGCTGGCTCTGGATACGTTCCGCCAGGCTCTTGGGCCTAAGCTGCCAGAGGATGGCCTGGTAAAGTAACAAGAGTCCCAAGAGGACCAATCCCGCCAACAAGAACCGACCCAGATACAGGGAAGCGGGCCTGGGCACCTCGTTGGACACCTGGGCCAAGAAGGCGGCCAGCGCCGCCGCCTCCACCTCGGTGAGGGCCTTTCCCTTGTAGGCTTCCCGCATCACGGGGAAAGCGGGATTCTGCAAGAGGGCCGTAAGCCCCGCCTCGCCCCCCAGGCGCTTGGCGGCATCCGTGAGGTCCTTGCCCATGGAACCCCCACCCAGGAAGCCCGCCCCCGCCACCGTGTGGCAGGCCTGGCAGGGCGCCCCGCCGTTTTGCAGGGCCTTCTGGCCCAGATAAAGGGCCCGGCCCAAAGCGGGATCCCCTTGGACCTGAGGCGCGGGCGCTTGGGCCTCGGCTTGCGCACCCGCTAAACCCTTTAGATGCTGGGCGATGGCCCGGGCCTCGGCCTCGGACACCTGGGGCATGGGGGGCATGACCCCGCTGTAGGCCACCCCGTTCACCTCCAGCGGGCCAGAAAGCCCTTCCCGCACTACCTTCACCACATAGGCCTCGTCCTGTACCTTGGGGTTCCCCGCCAAGGGGGGAATGGCCCCGGGGATACCCTGCCCCTCTGCGCCATGGCAAGCAGCGCAGTGCTGGCCGTAAAGGGCCTTCCCATCCTGGGCCAAAGCCAGGGATAGGGCCAGGAGCAAGGCCAGGGGAAAGAAGCGTTTGCCCTTCATCCTCACCTCCAAGGGCTAGGATGACCGGTTGGCCTTGCGCGGACTGGCACGGCTCGGGACATATGTCCTACCTGAAGGGGGTATACACTGGGGAGGCGATGAAACCCCTGGCCCGGCTAAGGCTAGACCCCAACGGGCTAGCCACGGTCCTCGAGGCCGACCCCTCCTTGGGCCTGGAGGGAAGCGGCCTTCCCTGTGCCCTTCTGATCCAGGGGCAGGATCCCTTTGGCCGTCCCCTTTGTTCCCGCTGCCCGGTGCAGCGGGAGCTCAAGCGGGGAGCTTACCGGGCCAGCACCCCCCTCCTTCTGCAAGGCAGGCGCCTCCGCTGCCAGGGCTACCGGGAAAAGGAGGGTTTTCTGGTGGAACTCTATCCCGAACGGGCCGAACCCCCCGACCTGCTTCTGGAGCTCTCCCACCTCACCCAGCACCTCCTGCAAAGCCCCGAGCGGTTCCCCGAGGCCCTGGAGGACTTCCTAAGAGCCCTGCGCCTGGCCTTGGGTATGGAGGCCGCCGAGCTATTCCTGGTGGACCCCGAGGAGCACCACCTGATCCTTACAGCCTACGAGGGCCTTCACCGCGAGGCCTTTCTGGAAAGGCCTTGGTTCCAGCTGGGGGAAGGCTACCCCGGCATCGTGGCCTTGAAGCGGGAACCCCTCTTCACCCACACCTTGGGGGAAGATCCCCGATATCTGCGCCAAAAGGTAAAGCGGCTGGGCTATCAAACGTATATTTGCTACCCCCTGGAGCTTCCCCAAGGGCTCATCGGGGTCCTGAACCTGGCCTCCCGCGATCCGAAGCTGGACCACCAGGACCCTTTGGAAACCCTCTCCCGCATCGGCCCCCTCTTCGCCAGCACCCTGTATACCCTTCTTACCCGGCTGGGAGAGGTGGGCCTACAGGCCCTCCACCAACACCTTTACCGGGGCGAGGTCTCTGAGGCCCGGTTATCCTTCCTAAAGGAGATCCGGCACCTCACCCAGGCTACCGGGGTCCGGGTGGTGGCCCGTGGCGGGGAGCGGTGGGAGATGGGTATGGTTCCCGCCTGCGCCATGCGGGACTGCCCCGCCTGGAAAGGGGTGGTGGTGGGCTACAAGAATGGGCTTCCCGACTGCCCCGAAGCCCAGGGGCGCCCCAGGACCTGCCTGCCCCTTTGGGCCCGGGGGGAGGTGGTGGCCATGGTCACCCTATTCCACGCCCGTCCCCCCAAGCCCGCCACCCGCCCGGCAGCCCCTGCCCTGTGGTTCTCCAGGCTGGCGGTTCCCTTTCTCTTTCCCTCCAGCAGCCAGGAAAAGGCCAGCTCCCCGGAGCTGGAAGTTTACGCCCTAGGGCAGTTCCGCCTGCGGTATCGGGGGAAGGAGCTCACCCCCAAAAGCTTCGGGCGGGGTGGAGCGTACCAGCTTTTCAAGTACTTTCTGGCCAACAAGGACCGGGCTCTTTACGTGGACGAGCTCTGCGAAACCCTTTGCCCTCACCTGCCCCCGGAAAAGGCCAGGCAGGAGCTTTACACCCTGGTCTACCACCTGCGTAAAACCCTGCCCGGCATTGTGGAGCGGGAAGGCGAGTACTATCGCCTGAAACTCCCCGAAGACCGCTTCCTGGACTTTGAGCGCTTTGAGGAGCTCATGCGCAAGGCCGACCTCGAGGACGGGCTCTCCGCCTTCAAAACCCTGCGGCAGGCCCTGGAGCTCTACAAAGGCCCTCTTTTCGGGGACGATCCTTATGGGGAGTGGGCGGAGGCGGAAAGAAACTACCTACAGGACCGGGCCCTCTCCGGCCTCCTGCGCCTGGGGGAGTTGGCCGAGGCTTTGGGCTACTTGGAGGTGGCCAAGGAAGCCTACGCCCGGGCCTTGAAGCTGGAGCCCTTCCTGGAGGATGCGCAGAAGCGCTTGGCCCTCCTAAAGGGGTAGGCGGTGGACCTCAGGCTGGTTCCCCTCTTCCGCGACCTGGCATCAGAGGACCTTGCGGCCCTGGAGCAAGAAGCCCAGGCCAGGCGGCTCAAACGGGGCCAGGTGCTCTTCCTCGAGGGGGAGCCCGTGCGCTCCCTCTTCGTGGTGGAGAGGGGCCTCATCAAGGTGTACAAGCTGGACCCCGAGGGGCGCAAGCAGGTAGTGCTCCACCTGGAAGGCCCGGGACGGGTCCTGGCCGAGGTGGCCCTCTTCCTGGACCGGCCCACCTACCCCGCCAGCGCCGAGGCCCTGGAGGATAGCCAGGTCCTGGCCATCCCCAAGGAACGCTTTTTCCAGCTGGTGGATTCCCGGCCTCCCTTAGCCCGGGCCCTGATCCGGTACCTGGCCCGCCGCCAGGGACAGCTTCTGCACCTCCTAGACCGCCTGGTCTTCCACGAGGTGCGGGAGAGGCTTTGCGAGTTCCTCCTGCAGAAGCTGGCGGAGGAAGGCCAAGGCTTCCACCTCCCCACCAATCCGGAGCTCGCTGCCCTCTTGGGCACCGTGCCCGAGGCGGTTTCCCGCAACCTAGGCCAGCTGTACCGTCAGGGCCTCATTCGGCTTAAGGGAAGGCGGGTGGAGGTTCCCGATCCCCAGGCTTTAAGGGGGTTGATTAAGTGACACTAGCCACTCCTCTTCCCGAGGGATCAAAGTCTCCGGACTAGCTCAAGCTATCTTGGCTGCGGAATCCTTTCACCGGAGCCCCCATGACCTGGGTCATGGTCAGGACACCCATATTGGCCCCACCATTAAACCATGGCAATGGGCAGGTATTTCTTTCAGGCCCAATACGAGAAACTTGTGCACTACAACAAAGAACGCTTTAACACCGTTGTCTTGGGAGATGGGGCCCACCTCAAAGCCTTACTCACCACCTTTCTCCCTGGCCAGTTTATTCCCTTGCATACCCCTGGCGTGGACTTAGCGCTTTTAGTCCTCAGGGGAAAAGGATGGCTAGTAATTGGGGAAAGAGAAATGGAACTTGGCCCCGGAAGCGTGGCCTTGGTGCCCCAAGGCATCCGGCGGGGTATCCGAGCCACCACCAGGATGGTCCTCTTCCAGGTGGTAGCTCCTCCACCCACCGAGTCCGATCACACCGAGGTACAAAGCAAGTTGGCAAGAGGGGTGTTTTGAAAGGATGCCTATGGTTACCATCTTTCAAGGCAAACGGCTGGTGCGCCCCGGGGGAAAAGTCCAGATCCTGGACCTGCAACCTGGGGTAGAGGTCCCCATAGAGGTCCGGAGGGGTGAGGACGTCCTGCTGGCTCCCCTTCGGGGCGGGTTAAGGCTTCTCTTCTGGAGAAAGGCGGTGGAGGTAGAGGTGGGGAAGGTAGCGCGCCTGCACCGGGGAAGGCTTGTCCTAAAGGCTGCCGAAGGGGCAAGGGTCCTTCTCGTGACCCTGGGGGTTTCCCCTGATACCCTGGCCCAAGACCACGAGCGCTTTTTGGCCCTCCTCGAGGCCCTTCCCACGAGGGAAGCGGCAGAGGTTCTTGCCCGCAAGCTGGAGGAACATATCGCCAAAGAGGAGGCCCTTTACTACCCCACCCTTTCCCCGGGGAAGCTAAAGGAGCGGCTTCTGGAGCATCGGCTCCTAAGAGAGCTTTTGGCAGAGCTTCTCACTGCCCTGAAGGAAAACCGGCCCACCGAAGGCATCGTCCAGCGATTCAAGACGGCTCTTCTGGCCCATTCCGAGGCGGAACTGGAAGGATAAGGGAATTTTCATGAAGTGGCCCGCCGGGTGCCAGTCCCTGCAGGAGGATCCGCACCCCTGGTTCCCTAAAGAAATAGGTGTAAGCCCAATCCAAAAGCACCAGGAGCCGGTTGCGGAAACCCACCAGCCCGGCAAGGTGCACCAAAGCCCAAAGGAGCCATGCGGGCAGGCCATAAAACCCCAGCCTCCCCATCTGGGCCACGGCCCGATGGCGCCCAATCACCGCCAGCTGGCCACGATCCCGGTAATGAAAGGGCAAGGGCTCCTTCCCCTGCATGGCCCGCACCAAGTTGAGCGCAGCATGCCGCCCCTGCTGCAAGGCCACGGGGGCTAGCTGCGGCCAGGGCAAGCCGTTGAGGTCCCCCACCACGTACACCTCGGGGTGCCCAGGAAGGCGCAGGAAAGGATCCGTTGGAACCCGCCCCTTGGGGTCCACAGGAAGCCCTAAAGGAGCCTTTCCCTTAACCCCCACTGCCCACAGGATCAGGTCCCCTGCCACGAAGTCCCCGCCCTGCAAGCGGACCCACCCGGCCGATACGTGTGCCACCTTCGCTTCAAGTCGAACCTCCACCCCTAGATGTTCCAAAGCCCTTAGGGCATAACGGGAAAGGCCTAGGTTAAAGGAGGGCAGGAGCCGCTCTCCCGCTTCCAAAAGGGTCACCCTTGCTCCAGGCACCTCCGGATAGTCCCGGGGAAGCACGTGGCGGAGGAACTCCGCTAGCGCCCCGGCTAGTTCCACTCCTGTCGGTCCTCCTCCCACCACCAAGACGCGGAAGGGAACCCTTTTGTGGGCGGCCTCTTCCAAGCAGGAAAGCAGAGCGTACCGGATTCTAAGGGCATCCTCGAGGGTCTTCAAAGGGTAGGTATGGGCTGTGACCCCAGGTACTCCCAGGTGGTGAGGCTTGCTTCCCGTAGCCACGACCAGGTACTGATAGGGACACTTTACCCCACCAGTCAGCAGCAAGTGGCGCTTCTTTAAGTCTACCGCCTCTACCTGAGCTAGGAGGAAGCGGCCTCCCTTTAGCAGGGACCGCAGAGGGTGGGCAACGGCGGGGGCCTCCAAAAAGCCGG
The genomic region above belongs to Thermus neutrinimicus and contains:
- a CDS encoding nitrate reductase molybdenum cofactor assembly chaperone; the protein is MGNGTLLETLALALDYPMPGRLEELWRRWIGCPRGPAKQKLERFLRQVEELSLGEWEELYTRTLDLTPTTAPYVGFAVYGESYQRGELLAALVRAFREINLDPGSELPDHLANVLRYLARSENPLPELVEILPKALQEMHKTLKTLDAKNPYLLVLEGVQEALQGVLAGR
- a CDS encoding nitrate reductase subunit alpha; translated protein: MKGWIKEIESPAERKWEEFYRNRFQHDKRVRTTHGVNCTGSCSWEVFVKDGVVTWELQATDYPSLEAGLPPYEPRGCQRGISFSWYLYSPIRVKYPYAKGALLDLWREAKKQHPDPVAAWEAIQNDPHKRKRYQKARGKGGFRRASWDEVLELIAAAVVSTVKRYGPDRVIGFSPIPAMSQISYAAGSRFLSLLGGVPMSFYDWYCDLPNASPEIWGEQTDVHESADWYNARFIAVMGSNLNMTRTPDTHFISEVRHAGAKLTVFSPDFSQVSKYADWWIPINPGQDGAFWMAVNHVLLKEYYAEREVPYFLDYLKRYTDAPLLIEIRDGRPGRYLRANRLSEYAEEENGDFKLLLWDEERGPRMPGGTIGFRWQKEKGKWNLKLEDPRTGEPLNPRLSLLGVEDEVLLLEFDDFSSDQKRKRGVPVKYVVTGDGEKVAVATVFDLLMAQFGVGRGLPGDYPRDYGDDLPYTPAWQEKWTGIHRDTLLKYARSWAENGLKTKGKNLIIIGAGVNHWYHNNLMYRAGIVALMLTGSVGVNGGGLAHYVGQEKLANQASWGPIAFATDWGYPPRQQNTPSFHYVHSDQWRYERGFSAYDKTAAGLTDHTVDHQVRAVRKGWLPFFPQFNKSPLEVVKEAEARGAKTEAEIVQYVVEALKRGELRFAVEDPDAPENWPRVWFIWRGNAIGTSAKGHEYFLKHYLGTHTNTIAEERAEGQVQEVVYRKPAPEGKLDLVVDLNFRMDTSALYSDIVLPAATWYEKDDINTTDMHTFINPLQAAVPPAWESKPDWEIFKAIAKKVSELARLHLPTPVKDLVMIPLQHDTPDELAQAEDRDWKKGEVEPIPGKTMPKFRVVERDYTALYEKMVTLGPVVEKVGVGMHGLTIPVEDFYKELAERQPRFFQGEKRPSLEEARQVAEAILFLDPVSNGELAYRAFLDEEKKTGVRLTDLAEGNRHVRISFKDLVAQPRRQLTTPTWSAIINQGRAYSPYTLNVERLIPWRTLTGRQHFYLDHPNYLAFGEHLPTYKPRPDVLMLQETEKSAKEAQGKLLNYITPHGKWSIHSTYSENHRMMTLSRGGYPVWLNDKDAAELGIRDNDWVELFNDNGVFVQRAIVSARIPRGTVFVYHATERTVSIPKSPLRGKRAGMNNSITRARLKPVLMSGGYAQFTYAFNYWGPVGVNRDTWVFVRKLERPPEW
- a CDS encoding c-type cytochrome encodes the protein MKGKRFFPLALLLALSLALAQDGKALYGQHCAACHGAEGQGIPGAIPPLAGNPKVQDEAYVVKVVREGLSGPLEVNGVAYSGVMPPMPQVSEAEARAIAQHLKGLAGAQAEAQAPAPQVQGDPALGRALYLGQKALQNGGAPCQACHTVAGAGFLGGGSMGKDLTDAAKRLGGEAGLTALLQNPAFPVMREAYKGKALTEVEAAALAAFLAQVSNEVPRPASLYLGRFLLAGLVLLGLLLLYQAILWQLRPKSLAERIQSQLRR
- a CDS encoding Crp/Fnr family transcriptional regulator — translated: MDLRLVPLFRDLASEDLAALEQEAQARRLKRGQVLFLEGEPVRSLFVVERGLIKVYKLDPEGRKQVVLHLEGPGRVLAEVALFLDRPTYPASAEALEDSQVLAIPKERFFQLVDSRPPLARALIRYLARRQGQLLHLLDRLVFHEVRERLCEFLLQKLAEEGQGFHLPTNPELAALLGTVPEAVSRNLGQLYRQGLIRLKGRRVEVPDPQALRGLIK
- a CDS encoding cupin domain-containing protein, translated to MGRYFFQAQYEKLVHYNKERFNTVVLGDGAHLKALLTTFLPGQFIPLHTPGVDLALLVLRGKGWLVIGEREMELGPGSVALVPQGIRRGIRATTRMVLFQVVAPPPTESDHTEVQSKLARGVF
- the narH gene encoding nitrate reductase subunit beta — its product is MKVRAHMSMLFHLDKCIGCHTCSIACKNLWTDRKGAEYMWWNNVETRPGAGYPTGWEDQERFRGGWEYKDGHLDLRLHSRTQGLLRLFFNPALPSLDDYYEPYTFRYNDLFTSPEGEDQPTAVPVSMITGEVMTPGAGPNWDDDLGGSPLYAANDPNLKGLDPEVRAQLSEIEGVVFQYLPRICNHCLNPACVAACPTGAIYKRAEDGVVLVNENKCKAWRMCVAACPYKKVYYNWATGKSEKCILCFPRLETGQAPACAHSCVGRIRYMGVLLYDADRIPEAAMVPDDRLVESQLGIILDPFDPEVIAAAKAEGIDDGWIKAAQNSPIYKFVKVWGLAFPLHPEYRTLAMMFYVPPLSPVVSTLEKALRVSQGREGLVRLDIPETDLDFEVYESLEKARMPVRYLANLFTAGNESLIVPALKKMLAVRILKRQESLEGGVTEKAQKVLRDAGLTLEEAEAIYRLTTLPTLEERFVLPPYHREMAAEVWKDPLAHKGETGFGYIQPPLRGE
- the narI gene encoding respiratory nitrate reductase subunit gamma produces the protein MNWNTLLFGVFPYIALTLAVAVTAYRMVYRPFSVSAQSSQLLEQKRLFFGSVAMHWGLVLVLLGHLLALLLPKGLLLWNAVPLRLYLLEITGLGLGLWALVGTWVLLTRRISVARVRAASTSMDYVVLVVIFVSALSGVLTALFYRFGSYWFPAVMTPYLWSILTLQPRPELIADLPFWTQLHVFNFWVFLAAFPFSRLVHIITVPLGYVLRPWQIVIWVRKLAR
- a CDS encoding GAF domain-containing protein, encoding MKPLARLRLDPNGLATVLEADPSLGLEGSGLPCALLIQGQDPFGRPLCSRCPVQRELKRGAYRASTPLLLQGRRLRCQGYREKEGFLVELYPERAEPPDLLLELSHLTQHLLQSPERFPEALEDFLRALRLALGMEAAELFLVDPEEHHLILTAYEGLHREAFLERPWFQLGEGYPGIVALKREPLFTHTLGEDPRYLRQKVKRLGYQTYICYPLELPQGLIGVLNLASRDPKLDHQDPLETLSRIGPLFASTLYTLLTRLGEVGLQALHQHLYRGEVSEARLSFLKEIRHLTQATGVRVVARGGERWEMGMVPACAMRDCPAWKGVVVGYKNGLPDCPEAQGRPRTCLPLWARGEVVAMVTLFHARPPKPATRPAAPALWFSRLAVPFLFPSSSQEKASSPELEVYALGQFRLRYRGKELTPKSFGRGGAYQLFKYFLANKDRALYVDELCETLCPHLPPEKARQELYTLVYHLRKTLPGIVEREGEYYRLKLPEDRFLDFERFEELMRKADLEDGLSAFKTLRQALELYKGPLFGDDPYGEWAEAERNYLQDRALSGLLRLGELAEALGYLEVAKEAYARALKLEPFLEDAQKRLALLKG